CGGCGACGGCGGGCCCGTCACGCTGACGGTCGGCGTCTTCGGCGTCTTCGGCTTCGAGGAGGCCGGGCTCTACGACGAGTACGAGAAGCTGTACCCCGACGTCACCATCGTGGAGAAGGCGGCGCCCAGCAACGAGGAGTACTACCCGGCGCTGCGCGACGCCCTCGACTCCGGCCGCGGGCTCGCCGACATCCAGGCCGTCGAGGTCGGCAACATCAGCGAGGTCGTCGCCACCCGCGCCGACCGGCTCATGGACCTCGGCACCGCGACCGGCGTCGACGAGGGCGCGTTCCTGCCCTGGAAGTGGGACCAGGCGACGACCGACGAAAACAAGACCGTCGGCCTCGGCACCGACATCGGCCCGATGGCGGTCTGCTACCGCAAGGACCTCTTCCGCGCCGCCGGGCTGCCGACCGACCGCGAGGAGGTCGCCGCGCTGTGGTTCTCCGACTGGGAGAAGTACCTCGGGATCGGCGCGGACTACATGGCGAACGCCCCCGCGGGCACCGCCTTCGTCGACTCGGCCGCCGGCGTCTACAACGGCTCGATCAGCAGCTTCCCCGTGCGCTACTTCGGCCGCGAGGGCGAGGTCATCTACCAGGACAGTCCCGCCGTCGAGGTCTCCTGGGACCTGGCGATGCAGGCGGCACAGGGTGAAATGACGGCCCGGCTCAAGCAGTTCACCCCCGCCTGGGACGAGGGCTTCGCCGAGGGCGGCTTCGCGACCGTCATCTGCCCGTCCTGGATGCTGGGTTACATCCAGGAGAAGGCGGGGCCGGGGGCCGCGGACAAGTGGGACATCGCCACCGCACCCAAGCCCGCCAACTGGGGCGGCTCGTTCCTGACGGTCCCCGAGGCCGGCGAGCACCGGGAGGCGGCGGCCCGGCTCGCGGCCTGGCTGACCGCGCCCGAGCAGCAGGCCAGGCTCTTCGAGAAGCGGGCGAGCTTCCCCAGTTCGCAGGCCGCGTACGAGCTGCCGCAGGTCGCGGACGCCACCCACCCGTACTTCAACGACGCGCCGACCGGCGAGATCTTCTCCATCGCCGCGAAGAGCATCCCGACCCTCGAACTCGGCGCGAAGGACCAGCCGATCCAGCAGCAGATCACCGACGCGGGCATCCTGCCGGTCGAGCAGGGGAAGCTGACGCCCACGCAGGCATGGCGGGCGGCGGAGCGGAAGATCGACGCGCTGCTGAACCGCTGACGTCACGGGGTCCCGCCGCTGCCCCCCTCAATCCCCGCCCGCGAGCGGCGAGTCGGCGGGGAACGCGCGGCGCAGCCTGCGTACGCCCTCGCGCAACTGCGCCGTGCCCGAGCCGGCGGC
The Streptomyces sp. CNQ-509 DNA segment above includes these coding regions:
- a CDS encoding extracellular solute-binding protein — translated: MCIRPRTSNRTRTRTSRGLAAVLAAGLLAGCALLDDGPPAAEPDGGGGDGGPVTLTVGVFGVFGFEEAGLYDEYEKLYPDVTIVEKAAPSNEEYYPALRDALDSGRGLADIQAVEVGNISEVVATRADRLMDLGTATGVDEGAFLPWKWDQATTDENKTVGLGTDIGPMAVCYRKDLFRAAGLPTDREEVAALWFSDWEKYLGIGADYMANAPAGTAFVDSAAGVYNGSISSFPVRYFGREGEVIYQDSPAVEVSWDLAMQAAQGEMTARLKQFTPAWDEGFAEGGFATVICPSWMLGYIQEKAGPGAADKWDIATAPKPANWGGSFLTVPEAGEHREAAARLAAWLTAPEQQARLFEKRASFPSSQAAYELPQVADATHPYFNDAPTGEIFSIAAKSIPTLELGAKDQPIQQQITDAGILPVEQGKLTPTQAWRAAERKIDALLNR